One window of Triticum dicoccoides isolate Atlit2015 ecotype Zavitan chromosome 5A, WEW_v2.0, whole genome shotgun sequence genomic DNA carries:
- the LOC119302800 gene encoding uncharacterized protein LOC119302800 produces MRRCLHQVSRGDDGVASASALALVGEGDHARRRQGEYVVHQRRTRARATVSCPPLPVVSGLHRNKSIESRPGLEFAAIRRKCFWPESPSENPSIPRILGPEKHHVAFEFAEGRSTEFVGGRRTFVEPSNIADGGYTRGEPVVDEVQMFKVSVQQLHFGCKACLSNLVRMVQ; encoded by the exons ATGCGGAGGTGTTTGCATCAGGTAAGCAGAGGCGACGATGGAGTGGCTTCGGCTTCAGCACTCGCACTGGTGGGGGAGGGAGACCATGCCCGGAGGAGGCAGGGTGAGTACGTTGTGCACCAGCGCCGGACGCGAGCACGCGCCACTGTGAGCTGTCCACCACTGCCAGTTGTCTCCGGCCTGCACCGTA ATAAATCAATTGAGTCCCGACCCGGATTGGAATTCGCTGCTATAAGAAGGAAGTGTTTCTGGCCGGAATCTCCATCAGAAAATCCATCAATTCCCAGAATTCTGGGTCCAGAGAAGCATCATGTCGCCTTTGAGTTCGCCGAAGGAAGAAGCACCGAGTTCGTCGGAGGTAGAAGAACGTTTGTCGAGCCATCCAATATCGCCGACGGTGGCTACACCAGAG GAGAACCGGTTGTGGACGAAGTGCAGATGTTCAAAGTTTCAGTACAGCAGCTTCATTTCGGTTGCAAAGCTTGCTTAAGTAACTTGGTTAGAATGGTCCAATAG